The following proteins are co-located in the Colletotrichum lupini chromosome 4, complete sequence genome:
- a CDS encoding glucosamine-6-phosphate isomerase, which translates to MRLIIRPDSASASAHVAHYILDRIRTFEPTPEKPFVLGLPTGSSPIQIYEILVAEHKAGRISFQDVITFNMDEYVGLPQTHPESYHSFMFRHFFSHVDIKPENVHILDGNAPDLDAECASYEENIRAAGGIDLFLGGVGPDGHIAFNEPGSSLASRTRVKTLAMDTIRANARFFGGDLNKVPQMALTAREVVIIVNGASKSIALQKAIEGGVNHMWTLSCLQLHPYSMIVADEDATLELQVKTVKYFKSIEKVGLGKGFEQKLPLRLRTTSLVSPPQTPRTPSNTKPTFDEDHLVELTPDSMSSRIASWPVI; encoded by the exons ATGAGGCTCATCATCAGGCCTGATAGCGCATCAGCATCTGCCCATGTTGCACACTACATCCTCG ATCGCATCAGAACCTTCGAGCCAACGCCAGAGAAGCCATTCGTTCTCGGTCTGCCTACGGGCAGCAGTCCGATCCAGATCTATGAGATCCTAGTTGCAGAGCACAAGGCCGGCCGTATTTCCTTTCAAGATGTCATAACATTCAACATG GACGAGTACGTCGGCCTGCCACAGACGCATCCCGAGTCATACCACAGCTTCATGTTCCGCCACTTCTTCTCACATGTCGACATCAAGCCCGAAAATGTCCACATTCTCGACGGCAACGCGCCTGACTTGGATGCCGAGTGCGCCTCTTATGAAGAAAATATCAGAGCTGCCGGCGGCATTGACCTCTTCCTCGGTGGTGTCGGTCCAGACGGCCACATCGCTTTTAATGAGCCTGGATCAAGTCTGGCGTCTCGGACGAGGGTGAAGACCTTGGCGATGGATACTATTCGGGCGAATGCTCGATTCTTTGGCGGCGATTTGAACAAGGTCCCGCAGATGGCTTTGACT GCCAGAGAGGTGGTCATCATTGTCAACGGAGCGAGCAAATCGATTGCTCTCCAGAAAGCGATTGAGGGTGGGGTGAATCACATGTGGACACTGTCGTGTTTACAACTACACCCCTATTCCATGATCGTTGCAGATGAGGACGCAACATTAGAGTTGCAGGTCAAGACTGTGAAG TACTTCAAGAGCATTGAAAAGGTTGGCCTTGGAAAAGGTTTCGAGCAGAAGCTGCCTTTGAGACTTAGAACGACGTCACTTGTCAGCCCTCCTCAGACGCCCCGGACACCGTCTAACACAAAGCCGACATTTGACGAGGATCACTTGGTGGAGTTGACGCCAGACAGCATGTCTTCTCGTATTGCTTCATGGCCTGTCATCTAG
- a CDS encoding amino acid permease translates to MADVKTPTDISSSPRRSVDAAPEKNLSADEIRLAQMGHTQELKRHFGTLSLIGLASTTTISWTGLGLGLITEINAGGPGAVIYGFILVTLLQCFLGASLAEFVSSYPTEGGMYHWIAAVAPRKMTGVLSFFTGWFSVLGWIFTTASTNLIYAQVLMALIALYHGDLEIQAWQTFIVYQGLNLITAGIVMFGNKIIPGLNKFSLFYLQIGWFVVMVTVAACAPTHRNTEFVFRTWINNTGWENQVVCFITGLVNPLYSLGGLDGVTHITEEMPNPSRNAPLAIAITLSIAFVTGITYLITLMFSVQDFDALSTTNTGLPLAELFRQVTQGAGGAFGLTFILFVALGPCVVSSQLSTGRVFWAFSRDGAMPFSRIWSKVHHKWQIPLNSQLAVTAAVAALGCLYLGSSTAFNSLLGSAVTINNISYMFPIVTNLLTRRKNMHRGVFHMGPTWGPIVNGVTVCWLTFAIVFFSFPYVMPVEPANMNYTCVVVGGLTVLVGAWWFKAGSKYSEKMLQAKEE, encoded by the exons ATGGCAGACGTCAAGACACCCACCGACATCTCGTCGAGTCCGAGGCGGAGCGTCGACGCTGCTCCGGAGAAGAACCTTTCCGCAGATGAGATCCGTTTGGCGCAGATGG GTCACACCCAAGAGCTCAAGCGCCATTTCGGCACTCTCAGTCTCATCGGCCTCGCCTCAACGACGACAATCTCGTGGACcggcctcggcctcggcctcATCACCGAGATCAACGCCGGTGGGCCCGGCGCCGTCATCTACGGCTTCATCCTAGTCACCCTGCTCCAATGCTTCCTCGGCGCGTCGCTGGCCGAGTTCGTCTCGTCGTATCCCACCGAAGGCGGCATGTACCACTGGATTGCTGCCGTCGCGCCGAGGAAGATGACGGGTGTCTTGAGCTTTTTCACAGGCTGGTTTAGCGTGCTTGGCT GGATCTTCACGACTGCGTCAACGAACCTGATCTACGCTCAGGTTCTCATGGCCCTGATCGCGCTCTACCACGGAGACCTCGAGATCCAGGCGTGGCAGACGTTCATCGTCTACCAGGGGCTGAACCTCATCACCGCCGGGATCGTCATGTTTGGTAACAAGATCATTCCTGGACTGAACAAGTTCTCCCTCTTTTATCTGCAAATCGGCTGGTTCGTGGTTATGGTCACCGTGGCGGCGTGTGCCCCGACGCACCGCAACACCGAGTTCGTGTTCCGCACGTGGATCAATAACACTGGTTGGGAGAACCAGGTGGTCTGCTTCATCACTGGGCTAGTCAATCCTCTCTACAGTCTTGGTGGACTTGATGGAGTCACCCACATCACGGAGGAGATGCCCAAC CCATCTCGCAATGCACCCCTGGCTATCGCCATCACGCTCTCCATCGCCTTCGTCACGGGTATCACCTACCTCATCACCCTTATGTTCTCCGTCCAGGACTTTGACGCCCTTTCTACGACCAACACCGGGCTTCCGCTGGCCGAGCTGTTCCGCCAAGTCACGCAGGGGGCTGGGGGAGCGTTTGGTCTAACCTTCATTCTGTTCGTCGCTCTGGGGCCCTGCGTCGTCAGCTCCCAATTGAGTACTGGCCGTGTCTTCTGGGCCTTCTCCCGTGATGGCGCGATGCCCTTCTCCCGGAT TTGGTCGAAGGTCCACCACAAGTGGCAGATCCCCTTGAACTCCCAGCTCGCCGTCACCGCAGCTGTCGCAGCTTTGGGATGTCTGTACCTGGGTTCTTCCACCGCATTCAACTCTCTTCTCGGTTCCGCCGTCACCATCAACAACATTTCCTACATGTTCCCCATCGTCACGAACCTCTTGACGCGCCGGAAGAACATGCACCGCGGCGTGTTCCACATGGGGCCAACGTGGGGCCCCATCGTCAACGGCGTCACCGTCTGCTGGCTGACGTTTGCCATTGTCTTCTTCTCTTTTCCGTACGTGATGCCCGTCGAGCCCGCCAACATGAATTACACCTGCGTTGTTGTTGGCGGACTTACGGTTCTGGTCGGCGCATGGTGGTTCAAGGCTGGCTCTAAGTATAGCGAGAAGATGCTTCAGGCGAAGGAGGAGTAA